In Mixophyes fleayi isolate aMixFle1 chromosome 4, aMixFle1.hap1, whole genome shotgun sequence, the following proteins share a genomic window:
- the LOC142149580 gene encoding protocadherin alpha-6-like codes for MSWDVVLCQLHYMIPEESKHGTFVGRIAQDLGLEIGEINSRMLRIVSRDEKEYFQVNLQNGILFVKETIDRELLCPNTPFCIIPLQVIVDQPVQMYRVDVEIEDINDNSPVFSYKVFSLMISELRPAGSHFPLKGAVDPDLGINSITNYELSASDYFSLDFQKYLNQIRSLELVLKKSLDREKQSVHNLTLTAYDGGKPRLSGTTQVVINVEDVNDNAPSFDQPFYQCSVTENAAKGTLVFKLNATDLDQGRNGEILYEFNNMVMEEVSRVFSLDKHTGEITVEGEVDFENFNVYEIQVDAVDNGENAMVGHCKVLVTVVDVNDNPPEMTVTSLSVPVPEDSPKGTTVAIITVFDKDSGLNGKVNCHLSEHTPFKINPAFMGDFALTVDGTLDREMQDEYEVVITARDNGFPSLSVSKTLHIVVSDVNDNVPHFQHPLDTIFIKENNPPGSHIYTASASDPDIDQNSFITYSVSDSTIEGIPISSYISINPENGKVFALVSFDHEQINYFRCLIKATDAGLPPLSSNLTLNIFIEDINDNAPTFAPLYSAVTIKTPKSAQPGYLVTKMRAVDLDSGYNAWMIYNFKDSSGKTPFVISQQTGEISLKRPFTDSDNDEYRLQVVARDHGEPFMTSVTQIIISLVESGEEIKFNNHESKEKMAKISR; via the exons ATGTCCTGGGATGTGGTCCTGTGTCAGCTGCATTATATGATCCCAGAGGAATCCAAACACGGCACCTTTGTTGGAAGAATTGCTCAGGACCTTGGACTGGAGATAGGTGAGATCAATTCCAGAATGTTACGTATTGTCTCTAGAGATGAGAAGGAATATTTCCAGGTTAATCTGCAGAATGGAATCTTGTTTGTTAAAGAGACAATAGACAGAGAACTGCTGTGTCCAAATACACCCTTCTGTATTATTCCTCTGCAGGTTATTGTAGATCAGCCTGTGCAGATGTATCGTGTAGATGTAGAGATAGAAGATATAAATGACAATAGTCCAGTTTTTTCCTACAAAGTGTTCAGTCTCATGATATCAGAGCTCAGACCTGCAGGATCTCATTTTCCACTAAAGGGAGCAGTTGATCCAGATCTTGGAATAAATTCTATCACAAACTATGAGCTCAGTGCAAGTGATTATTTTTCATTAGATTTTCAGAAATATTTAAATCAAATCAGATCTTTAGAACTTGTGCTTAAAAAATCCCTAGACAGAGAAAAACAGTCTGTTCACAATCTCACACTTACAGCTTATGATGGAGGTAAACCAAGATTAAGTGGCACAACACAAGTAGTAATTAATGTGGAAGATGTTAATGATAATGCTCCTTCATTTGATCAGCCATTCTACCAGTGTAGTGTAACTGAAAATGCTGCTAAAGGAACTTTAGTGTTCAAGTTGAATGCTACAGATTTGGATCAGGGAAGAAATGGGGAAATATTATATGAATTTAACAACATGGTGATGGAGGAAGTGAGCAGAGTCTTCAGTCTAGATAAACATACAGGTGAAATTACAGTGGAAGGTGAAGTGGACTTTGAAAATTTTAATGTGTATGAAATTCAGGTTGATGCTGTTGATAATGGAGAAAATGCAATGGTTGGACATTGCAAAGTTCTAGTGACTGTTGTAGATGTTAATGACAATCCTCCAGAGATGACAGTGACGTCATTATCAGTTCCTGTTCCAGAGGACTCACCAAAAGGAACAACAGTTGCAATAATCACTGTATTTGACAAGGATTCAGGATTAAATGGAAAAGTAAATTGCCACCTTTCTGAGCATACACCCTTCAAAATAAATCCAGCCTTCATGGGGGATTTCGCCTTGACCGTGGATGGAACATTGGATCGAGAAATGCAAGATGAATATGAAGTTGTCATAACGGCAAGAGATAATGGTTTTCCCTCCCTTTCAGTTTCAAAAACTCTTCACATAGTTGTAAGTGATGTGAATGACAATGTCCCCCATTTCCAACACCCACTTGACACAATCTTTATAAAGGAAAACAACCCACCAGGTTCTCATATCTACACAGCATCAGCCTCTGACCCAGATATTGACCAGAATTCATTTATAACATATTCAGTCAGTGATAGCACAATTGAAGGGATCCCTATATCTTCTTACATCTCCATCAATCCAGAGAATGGCAAGGTGTTTGCTTTAGTATCCTTTGACcatgaacaaattaattatttcagATGCCTTATAAAAGCCACTGATGCTGGTCTACCCCCACTCAGCTCTAATCtgacattaaatatttttattgaagacATTAATGACAATGCACCTACATTTGCCCCACTTTATTCTGCAGTCACAATTAAAACTCCAAAGTCGGCACAGCCAGGATACCTGGTAACCAAAATGAGAGCAGTAGATCTAGATTCTGGATACAATGCTTGGATGATTTATAATTTTAAAGATTCATCAGGAAAAACACCATTTGTCATTTCTCAGCAAACTGGAGAAATCAGTTTAAAACGTCCATTTACAGATTCAGATAATGATGAATACAGATTGCAAGTGGTGGCTCGAGACCATGGAGAACCATTCATGACTTCGGTGACACAAATCATCATCTCCTTAGTGGAGTCAGGAGAAGAAATTAAGTTTAATAATCACGAGTCTAAAGAAAAG ATGGCAAAAATATCGAGATGA